tttaatgaaataaaataaaataaaaattaaattttttttattaaaattaaaaattaaaataaagcagaaaaacaaaagagaatatACAGAAATAGACACATGTATGAGAAATGCTGAACACCACGCAAATTACGCGGTGGTGCTCTCTCGTGCATGCTTGGCTGATTTGACTCTCGAGTCTTGAGTAGAGTTTGTGTTCGCCAAGGGAAAAGTCGttcatttctcttctctctctctttctcagcTCAGCCCTCTGACAATTCCTCTCCGAGTCTGCAGTTGGGCTCCCTTCGCCTTCAAAAACATTCTGGGTTAGTGGGTCTTCTCCAAATTACGCAACTACGTACATTCTATACATAGATTTCCTAccattttctgtttctgttctACAAGAAAAAGGCTTAAGCCACACTCCCAGAAAAACAGAGGAACAGTCATCCACTCCTGATTCTCTTGTGCCATTTTCTTAGATCTACCCCAAAAACCTAGTAATTACACCCAGAAACACGGACCATGAGCGATAACCAAGCTTGTGATAATGAAGATGTTGGCTGGATTTTCCAGCAAGACACACTCCAAGGGCAGTATattaaacaaggaaaacacaagaGAATAAGAAGATCAACTTGCTGCAGAAATTCTGcagaaaatgaccaaaaaaggCAAGAGAAAAAACAGGGGAAAAACAGGGAGAGGAAGAACAACTTTCTGCAAGGGACTTGGCTCttccttctatttttcttcttcttcttacgtTACAAAATTCTGAAGCTACACACTACAAAAGACAAGAGAAACCTTTTACAAAAGTAAGTTCTAGAACCACACGTGGCTTCACAACAAACACACATTTTCACCTACTACAAACTAGAGTTTAATAAACACAACCAAAGATAAAAGTTGACAAGTCAAAGCACATTAGTTTGTAACATTCTCCCCCTTAATGTGCTGTTTTTGAACTCCCAATGCTTCTCTCAGTTGCTGGAATTTCTCCTTTGGCAATGCTTTGGTGAAAATGTCAGCTACTTGCTCCTCTGACTTGCAAAACCTCAGCTCCACTTCACTTTCTTCAATTGCTTctctaataaaatgatgctTGATTGCAATATGTCTGGTCCTGCTATGGTAAACTGGGTTCTTTGCCATTGCTATGGCTGATTTGTTGTCACAATGCAAGTGTACAGCCTCTTCTTGCCTCTCACCAATATCTTCAAGTATTCTTCTCAACCAAATTGCTTGAGATGTGGCTAATGCTGCTGAAACATATTCAGCTTCTGCTGAAGATTGAGCAACTGATTGTTGCTTCTTTGAGGACCAAGAAAACACACCTGATCCAAGTGAAAAAGCATAACCTGAGGTGCTTTTCATATCATCAACACAGCCACCCCAATCACTATCACAAAAGCCAAGCAACTTCACCATGGAATTTCTGCAATACCTTATTCCATAACTTGTGGTGCCTTGAATGTATCTAAGCACCCTTTTTGCTGCTACAACATGAAAATGGCTTGCAGAATGCATGAACCTTAATAGCAAACTTGCTGCAAACATAATAGCTGGCCTTGTAGCAGTGAGATATAGCAAGTTTCCAACCAAACTTCTATATAGACTAGCATCCACCCTTTTTCCTCcatcttcttttttcaatttttcatttactGCAAATGGTGTAGCCATTGGTTTGCAACCAACCATTCTgaattttctcataattttttcaACATACATTCTTTGTGAAATGAACACCTCTTCTTTGTCTTGATAAACTTCAATANNNNNNNNNNNNNNNNNNNNNNNNNNNNNNNNNNNNNNNNNNNNNNNNNNNNNNNNNNNNNNNNNNNNNNNNNNNNNNNNNNNNNNNNNNNNNNNNNNNNtttggcccttggggatggATTGACCactcccaagggccatgggggtggatcgaccacccccaagggccaaacccatatttttaacaaaaaactttaaattttttttggcctttgggggttGGCCAATCCACCCTCAAGGGCAATGAGGGTGGTCTGGGGGGCCACTCCTATGCTAtattggggtggccggccaccccccttttatttttttattaacttttctttatttttattttgattttaatttatttaaaaataataataaaatattataagtgGGCTTGCCACCTCAACATTTGATGGGAAAATTGTGGGGAAGTAATTGCATTCTAGCATTTtcgtaaaaaaaaatcacacgtCCCCGCCAGCTAGTAAGATCGATGGTGCACAAAATCACCctcttttgtgcccaccaatgagAAGTTGTCACCTCATCATGGAAGATGTTAAGaaacaaaacttaaaacacctgattatatcaactataatttttttttttttttaatatatttttttaagaatttgcAGCGTGGCTCGTGGCCAGCGTGCCACCCCCGGCCAGACTCCCTCCTCCTATATGGCTGCTAGAGAGaaatttttagtaaaaaataaaaagaaattacagagGGATTCTCAATTGTTGAAATTGCAACTCTTGTTGTTTTATTTCCGGGGAAATTGGTTTCCTTCAAATCACTTTAACTGCTTTCTTTAAATAGATTTCCTACCGTTTTCTGTCTTTACAAGTTTTCGAAAGTAGAAAAAAGTtactaaaattttgttttttttcactAAGCTAAAGCCACCTCCCAAAACACAGAGGAATATTCGTACACTCCTGAGTCCTGAGTCTGTTCTATCGTCTTCTTAGATCTTCTACTTTTAGCCCAAAAACGTACTTACACCCCGAAACATGCATGTTCCAGTCAAACAAAGTGAAGGACCACCTCCACCAAGCTTTTGATGATGAGGAGAACACTCTTGATGCTGGCGTACGCCTCACTGCCACTGCTACTACTACCACCACCACTGGTTCTGGCAAATACCGTCGCATTTGGCGTCGAATTATAGGCTGTGTAGCCGCAAAGAAGATACGCTCTCATGATCAAGACTCTCCACAGCCATTGCAATCGCCTTGCCCACAAGAACCTGTACCAATCGGATCTAAACAAACCCAACATGTCATTGAAACGAGCTCTGTTGACTGCAGGGAGAAGAAAGAGGCAGACGAAGGTCGGAACAGAGTTATTCATCAAGAATCTCCACAGCCATCGCCGTCGTCGACGATACCTTGTGCTCCTTGCCCGGAGGAACCTGCACCAATCGACACTAAACAATCCCAACATGTCATTGAAATGACCTCTGTTGATAGGGAGAAGAAAGAGGCAGACGAAGGCCGGAACAGAGTTATTCATCAAGAATCTCCACAGCTATCGCCGTCGTCGACGATACCTTGTGCTCCTTGCCCACAGGAACCTGCACCAATCGACACTAAACAATCCCAACATGTCATTGAAATGACCTCTGTTGATAGGGAGAAGAAAGAGGCAGACGAAGATCAGAAGAAAGTTGCTCAGATTGTGAAACAGAACAACTTGAACTCTCTCAAAAAACTAGGTGGCGTCGACCGGGTTGCAAGACTTCTGGGTTCTAATTTGAAGGTAATAATTGCATCGTTATTCTATTCCAGAACTACTATACATACTATAATTTCATCGTCAGGTTAAATTGTGTGTAGTATTAGTGATTACTCTACTCTAAAAGGCTTAAGCTTAAGCTGTTAGAGAAGtcggatttatttatttgagtCATCTCAACAGGAGGGAATTCATGGCAGCCAAGACCAGCAAGTGCACTTGATCATCAACGACAAACTTCATCTTGGAAAAGGTTTCTTGTACTTCTTCTTACGGGCCTGTAACAGATGGACCATTTTTCTGCTCTTGGTCGCAGCTGGAATTGCCTTTGCTATTGATATTAAGGAGGGCCATGGACTTAGAAATGGGTTGCAAGATTGGGTTCCTGTTCTCGTTACTGTGGTCCTGCTTGTTACATTCTCTTTGGTAGGGGACCTTTACCGTGAAAGGCAGAGGGCGAAGAAGGTGTTAAAGAATATTAGGAAATTGAAAGTGAATGTTGTCAGAAGTGGACAGCCCCGATTGATTGacatttctgatgttttggagGGTGATATAGTGAGTTTGAAGATGGATGATTGTATTCCAGCTGATGGTTTGATTGTGCAAGGCGAGAATTTGGTAGTGGATGAGGTCTTCAACTCTAAAATCAATTGTGATCAGAACCCATTTCTTTTCTCATGTTCAAAGGTTGTTAAGGGCCATGGTACAATGCTTGTAACATCAGTCGGTAATAATACAGCTATGGGTGAAGAGCTGAGCTTGCATATGGCTCATGATCCAAATTATGAGAAGACACTGTTACAAGCTCGGATCGAGAAAGCAATAGATTACGGTGAAATATTTGCTCTTTGTGTCACTGTGCTTATTAATCTTGTGTTGTTAATTCGCCTCTTATGCGGAAAACACAGTAACAGTATACTTTCGCCAGACCTTAAGGGGAATGTTTCGGTGGACAGGCTGATGAATATTTTTGAGAGAATTTCCCTTAAATCTCAAGGAAATATTGGGAATTTGACAAGTGCTCTGACAACCATCGTAATAGGATTACAACACGGAATGCCTCTTGTGATTACAGCTTCTCTAAACCACTGGAACAAAAAGGTGCAGATAAATGGAGTAGAGCTTCGGAATTCATCAGCTTGTGGCATAATGGGGCTGGCAACAATCTTCTGCATTGATGTAACTGGTGGGTGGATGTGTAAGCAGGTGGaggctaacaatttttttgttggtgagAAAGATATCTGCAAAGGCGTGGACTCTGAAACGAGCCAAATTGTTGTCGAAGCTTTGCATCAGGGAATTGGCGTGTCACTTCATGTGCGTGAGTTCACTGTTATTCCGACCACCAATTCGCTTAGTTCCTTGCTTGAGTCAAAATGTGGTCTGAATATGGAGGATTTTGCTCAAAGTTTTGAGATTCTGGAGTGTACAAAATTGAGCTCTATCAAGAAAGCTAGTGGCGTTTTGATGAGGAGAAACGGTAATGATGAAAAAATTCAACACTTGCATTGGTGTGGGGCTGCATCGACTATACTGGAAATGTGCTCACACTACTATGACTGCGGAGGTCAAACTCATGCTATGgaagataagaaaaagaagtttgagGAGATGATTAAAGATATGGAGGATGGTGGTCTTAGACCCATTGCATTTGCTTATAAGCAAATTGAGGACCAAGGACTTATAGAAGAAGGGTTGAACTTGTTGGCGCTAGTGGGTCTGAAATACCCATGTCAGGAAGGGATAAAGTCAATGGTGAAAGAACTTAGATCTGCTGGAGTATGTGTCAAATTGGTATCAGGGGATGAGCTCTCTGCAGGGAGAGCCATAGCTTGTGAATTAGAAATCTTTACTCCTGGTTCAAATGATGTGGCACTTAACAGTGAAGAAATTCGAGAACTGATTAGCAGTGGAAGGATGGACAAACTCGATGTGGTTACTGTGATAGGAAGTTGCTACCCAAAGGATAAGCTTTGGGTGATACAGCAATTGCAGAAAGAAGATAACCCGGTTGTTTTCTTTGGAGGGTTGACCACAACAGACACCCTAGCTTTAAAAGAAGCCGATGTAGGGATCACTGTCCGGGATTGGAGCAC
This window of the Corylus avellana chromosome ca5, CavTom2PMs-1.0 genome carries:
- the LOC132180671 gene encoding calcium-transporting ATPase 12, plasma membrane-type-like → MFQSNKVKDHLHQAFDDEENTLDAGVRLTATATTTTTTGSGKYRRIWRRIIGCVAAKKIRSHDQDSPQPLQSPCPQEPVPIGSKQTQHVIETSSVDCREKKEADEGRNRVIHQESPQPSPSSTIPCAPCPEEPAPIDTKQSQHVIEMTSVDREKKEADEGRNRVIHQESPQLSPSSTIPCAPCPQEPAPIDTKQSQHVIEMTSVDREKKEADEDQKKVAQIVKQNNLNSLKKLGGVDRVARLLGSNLKEGIHGSQDQQVHLIINDKLHLGKGFLYFFLRACNRWTIFLLLVAAGIAFAIDIKEGHGLRNGLQDWVPVLVTVVLLVTFSLVGDLYRERQRAKKVLKNIRKLKVNVVRSGQPRLIDISDVLEGDIVSLKMDDCIPADGLIVQGENLVVDEVFNSKINCDQNPFLFSCSKVVKGHGTMLVTSVGNNTAMGEELSLHMAHDPNYEKTLLQARIEKAIDYGEIFALCVTVLINLVLLIRLLCGKHSNSILSPDLKGNVSVDRLMNIFERISLKSQGNIGNLTSALTTIVIGLQHGMPLVITASLNHWNKKVQINGVELRNSSACGIMGLATIFCIDVTGGWMCKQVEANNFFVGEKDICKGVDSETSQIVVEALHQGIGVSLHVREFTVIPTTNSLSSLLESKCGLNMEDFAQSFEILECTKLSSIKKASGVLMRRNGNDEKIQHLHWCGAASTILEMCSHYYDCGGQTHAMEDKKKKFEEMIKDMEDGGLRPIAFAYKQIEDQGLIEEGLNLLALVGLKYPCQEGIKSMVKELRSAGVCVKLVSGDELSAGRAIACELEIFTPGSNDVALNSEEIRELISSGRMDKLDVVTVIGSCYPKDKLWVIQQLQKEDNPVVFFGGLTTTDTLALKEADVGITVRDWSTECARMSSDIIVQDFGSLLRISNIGRNVNYNIEKLVQLLVTACFSGFITNLIITLFSGASPITGLEMFWVNLILCLTGSQVLLMELKSQHKPAKRTRPLITKAVWGNIAVQVIYQVSVLLIFQFKGETLFSMSDDDVQKTMIFNMYSLCQIFNLFNAIHQVKKEVLLKVIVRSYCFLIILAAVMAAHVLMIEYSGIVTNFVKLNAVQWAFCCIIAALSWGYHLALKWLPHIFEKCYSFVSTSVDSNYGFSNRRRRYYVSHFGVPFSMFLLYASGVFIIVKQYGILPVAL